Proteins encoded together in one Synechococcus sp. BL107 window:
- the psbA gene encoding photosystem II q(b) protein encodes MTTTIQQRSGASSWQSFCEWVTSTNNRLYVGWFGVLMIPTLLAATICFVIAFVAAPPVDIDGIREPVAGSLMYGNNIISGAVVPSSNAIGLHFYPIWEAASLDEWLYNGGPFQLVVFHFLIGIYAYMGREWELSYRLGMRPWICVAYSAPVAAASAVFLVYPFGQGSFSDAMPLGISGTFNYMLVFQAEHNILMHPFHMLGVAGVFGGSLFSAMHGSLVTSSLVRETTESESQNYGYKFGQEEETYNIVAAHGYFGRLIFQYASFNNSRSLHFFLAAWPVVGIWFTALGVSTMAFNLNGFNFNQSILDGQGRVLNTWADVLNRAGLGMEVMHERNAHNFPLDLAAAESTPVALQAPAIG; translated from the coding sequence ATGACCACCACCATCCAGCAGCGCTCCGGCGCTTCTAGCTGGCAGTCCTTCTGCGAGTGGGTCACCTCCACCAACAACCGTCTGTATGTCGGTTGGTTCGGTGTGCTGATGATCCCAACTCTGTTGGCTGCCACCATCTGCTTCGTCATCGCTTTCGTCGCCGCTCCTCCGGTTGACATCGATGGCATCCGCGAGCCTGTCGCTGGCTCCTTGATGTACGGCAACAACATCATCTCTGGTGCTGTTGTTCCTTCCAGCAACGCCATCGGCCTGCACTTCTATCCCATCTGGGAAGCAGCTTCACTCGACGAGTGGCTGTACAACGGCGGTCCTTTCCAGCTCGTCGTTTTCCACTTCCTCATCGGCATCTACGCCTACATGGGTCGTGAGTGGGAACTCTCTTACCGCTTGGGCATGCGCCCTTGGATCTGTGTTGCCTACAGCGCACCTGTCGCTGCTGCATCTGCAGTCTTCCTCGTCTACCCCTTCGGTCAGGGTTCGTTCTCTGATGCAATGCCCCTGGGCATCTCTGGAACCTTCAACTACATGTTGGTGTTCCAGGCTGAGCACAACATCCTGATGCACCCCTTCCACATGCTGGGTGTTGCAGGCGTCTTCGGCGGCAGCTTGTTCTCCGCCATGCACGGCTCACTGGTGACCTCCTCCTTGGTGCGTGAAACCACCGAAAGCGAGTCCCAGAACTACGGCTACAAATTCGGCCAAGAAGAAGAGACGTACAACATCGTGGCTGCTCACGGCTACTTCGGTCGCCTGATCTTCCAATACGCCTCCTTCAACAACAGCCGTAGCCTCCACTTCTTCCTGGCTGCCTGGCCTGTTGTCGGCATCTGGTTCACCGCCCTTGGCGTGTCAACCATGGCCTTCAACCTCAACGGCTTCAACTTCAACCAGTCCATCCTTGATGGTCAGGGCCGCGTCCTGAACACCTGGGCCGACGTGTTGAACCGTGCAGGCCTCGGCATGGAAGTCATGCACGAGCGCAACGCTCACAACTTCCCCCTCGACCTGGCAGCTGCTGAGTCCACTCCTGTGGCACTCCAAGCACCTGCAATCGGTTGA
- a CDS encoding GNAT family N-acetyltransferase — protein MPELIIRPARASDIPAIVRWARSEEFAPGFGDVDIYRNTDKQGVWVGWLDSTPVGCIAGIKYNNIYGFIGLYIVRPEYRGHGYGHKLWEQALLHLQDVKCIGLEAAPNLITNYAEWGFKPSSKTIRWQLFNPDEDVPAQHELYPQNLTVVTGSKIPLEAIKKYDSERELIARPHFLSQWLEHQTGKVIALIDKSNCCHGFARIRPCLLPAGEGWRIGPILADSPMLAEVLIRNLFAEHEGVILIDSPQRNSSAQSLLSSLGFREISATTRMYKGSHEAVLTKDVYGLACLELG, from the coding sequence ATGCCTGAACTAATCATTCGACCTGCTCGGGCTTCTGATATTCCAGCAATTGTTCGCTGGGCAAGAAGCGAAGAGTTTGCACCTGGATTTGGTGATGTTGATATCTATAGGAATACAGACAAACAAGGTGTTTGGGTGGGCTGGCTTGATTCGACTCCGGTTGGATGCATTGCTGGCATTAAATACAACAATATTTATGGATTCATAGGCTTGTATATTGTTAGGCCCGAATACAGGGGACATGGGTATGGACATAAGCTCTGGGAACAAGCTTTACTACATCTTCAAGACGTGAAATGTATTGGCTTAGAAGCAGCTCCCAATTTAATTACTAATTACGCAGAATGGGGCTTCAAGCCATCATCTAAAACAATCCGTTGGCAATTATTCAACCCAGACGAAGATGTTCCAGCACAGCATGAGCTCTACCCGCAAAACTTGACCGTTGTAACTGGCTCTAAAATCCCATTAGAAGCCATTAAAAAATATGATTCTGAGCGTGAATTAATTGCACGGCCACACTTTCTATCTCAATGGCTTGAGCATCAAACAGGCAAAGTGATTGCCTTAATCGACAAATCCAATTGCTGCCATGGCTTTGCTCGTATACGACCATGTCTTCTGCCTGCAGGAGAAGGCTGGCGAATCGGCCCCATTCTGGCTGACTCACCAATGTTGGCCGAGGTTTTGATTAGGAATTTGTTTGCTGAGCATGAAGGCGTAATTTTGATTGATTCTCCTCAGCGCAATAGCAGTGCACAGTCACTTTTGTCTTCCCTCGGTTTTCGTGAGATTTCAGCAACAACACGGATGTACAAGGGGTCCCATGAAGCAGTCCTAACGAAAGATGTTTATGGATTGGCGTGTCTAGAACTTGGCTAA
- the gap gene encoding type I glyceraldehyde-3-phosphate dehydrogenase, protein MTTRIGINGFGRIGRLAFRQAVSLPDIEVVAINDLLDIDYMAYLLRYDSTHRRFPGSVEVENGNLIVNGKKIRISAERDPKSLAWGDVGADYILESTGFFLTDETARCHIEAGAKRVVMSAPSKDETPMFVMGVNHKNYDDQDIVSNASCTTNCLAPIAKVVHDKFGIQSGLMTTVHATTATQKPVDSPSLRDWRGGRGAGQSIIPSSTGAAKAVGKVIPELNGKLTGMAFRVPTPDVSVVDLTVNLAQSTSYDAVKDAMREASENELSGILGYTEDQIVSNDLLGESCTSVFDAGAGMALNDTFMKLVAWYDNEWAYSCKCIDLIQHMDSSKKKDS, encoded by the coding sequence ATGACGACCCGCATTGGCATCAATGGGTTTGGACGCATCGGTCGATTGGCATTCCGACAAGCAGTGTCTTTACCGGATATTGAGGTTGTCGCGATCAACGATTTACTCGATATCGACTATATGGCTTATTTATTGCGTTATGACTCAACACATCGGCGTTTTCCTGGAAGCGTTGAAGTGGAGAATGGAAATTTAATTGTCAATGGGAAAAAAATCCGTATCAGTGCGGAACGAGACCCCAAAAGCCTTGCTTGGGGAGACGTAGGCGCTGATTACATCCTCGAAAGTACAGGATTTTTTCTGACAGATGAAACAGCACGGTGCCACATCGAAGCAGGCGCTAAACGCGTTGTAATGAGTGCCCCATCAAAGGATGAGACACCTATGTTTGTCATGGGTGTGAATCATAAAAACTACGACGATCAAGATATTGTTTCGAATGCAAGTTGCACGACAAACTGTTTAGCACCGATTGCAAAAGTTGTTCACGACAAGTTTGGAATTCAGAGTGGATTAATGACCACTGTTCATGCAACAACAGCAACCCAAAAGCCAGTTGACAGCCCTTCGCTTCGAGATTGGCGAGGTGGCCGAGGCGCAGGCCAAAGCATTATTCCCAGCTCTACTGGTGCTGCCAAAGCTGTTGGGAAAGTCATCCCTGAGCTCAACGGAAAACTCACTGGCATGGCATTCCGGGTCCCAACACCTGACGTTTCAGTCGTTGATTTGACGGTTAATTTGGCTCAGTCCACATCCTATGACGCAGTAAAGGATGCAATGAGAGAAGCTTCTGAAAATGAACTTTCAGGCATTCTTGGTTACACTGAAGATCAAATTGTTTCGAACGATTTGCTTGGCGAAAGCTGTACCTCGGTGTTTGATGCTGGAGCAGGAATGGCACTAAATGATACTTTCATGAAGTTAGTTGCTTGGTACGACAACGAATGGGCATACAGCTGTAAGTGCATTGATTTAATTCAGCATATGGATTCCAGCAAGAAGAAAGATTCCTGA